The segment CGGTCGGCGTCCGCCGCGGTGGCGTCGGTCTGCGCGCCGGCGTCGGCGGCGTTCCGGATGTCGTTTTCGAGTTCCGCGCGGCCGCGCTCGAACTCGCTCATCGCTTCGCCGCTGGCGCGCGCGAGCTTCGGGAGCTTGTTCGCGCCGAACAGGAGGACGACGAGGAGGAACACGATCACGAGTTCGGGGCCGCCGAGTCCACCGACGAACAACTGGAACGACATTGGTATCGAGAGTAGGTACGCGCGGCACGAGCTTAAGTACGCAGTAGCACGGGTAGCGACCTCGAGAGACGATTCTCGGGTCGTGGGTCGTTACTCGGGCCGTAGGTCGTGACCGCGGCCGCGGTCGTGCGGTCAGATGATGTACCAATCCCGGAGAAGGGTGACGATGGCGTCGAGCGCGCGAAAGCCGTAGCCGTACGCGACCGTGCCGGGAACGACCGCGAGTAGGATCGCGCGCCGCGTGGATACCCGGTGGACGGTCGCGATGCCGACGACGAGCAGCGCGAACGCGTAGACGCCGCAGACGGCGCGGACGAGCGGCGACGGGATGCCCGCGAACACGCACGGTGCGGTCGCGTACCCGAGCACCTGCACGGTCTCGCTGATGCCCCCGCGGTCCGGAGCGAGCGCGGCGAGCAGGAGCGTCTCCACGGCCGCGAGCAAGTGTAATCCCGCGGGAGCGACGAGGAAGACGGCGACGCCGATCCAGAGCACGCCCGAGAGCAGCGGGCGGCCCGCGACGACCGGGTACGCCTCGGGGACGAGCGCGAACCGCGAGAGTTCCGCGACGAGCACGACCACCA is part of the Halorubellus sp. JP-L1 genome and harbors:
- a CDS encoding YIP1 family protein, producing MTQWVESTTGGRDRGPRAVARAWFEVATAPSRFFRTGVAPGDQAPGLTFAMVVVLVAELSRFALVPEAYPVVAGRPLLSGVLWIGVAVFLVAPAGLHLLAAVETLLLAALAPDRGGISETVQVLGYATAPCVFAGIPSPLVRAVCGVYAFALLVVGIATVHRVSTRRAILLAVVPGTVAYGYGFRALDAIVTLLRDWYII
- the tatA gene encoding twin-arginine translocase TatA/TatE family subunit; this translates as MSFQLFVGGLGGPELVIVFLLVVLLFGANKLPKLARASGEAMSEFERGRAELENDIRNAADAGAQTDATAADADRETDLDADADHETDVDRGAPSA